One stretch of Rhipicephalus sanguineus isolate Rsan-2018 chromosome 10, BIME_Rsan_1.4, whole genome shotgun sequence DNA includes these proteins:
- the LOC119406849 gene encoding microcephalin-like, whose amino-acid sequence MGSTSSERTPPPKKVKFAATPKTPGTPRTGPGVPESVYRELLTGPPTNPDGPMRDVCAFIEVRVGTEDVSSTFESLMTRLGATVRRHLGPSVTHVVFREGRVSTRKRALQMAIPIVGPLWVEECLAQNRLASPERFPPFVSAAYDCPILSRKIRKPRSWRTKVDSPSPVRRRQRPRLLDLRCEVLLDEAVLSPNTQRLQDIVTKVKTQVLGKVAVPRKCLLSGVSSSFPLVHPSGLMNTREAQEPHTPLKELAQVEQGPLPGLPSGKDRRISRRSLEDFSTDVSRARARALSRASWLEGPSVVLTGLEPVDRDAVGAIVKALGGFTTAAEVTDRTTHVICGTVAGKPRRTLHVLFALARGNCWLLPVRWAYQSLESGRWLEEGAFAFSRPRLAVGKKRKLSGCLVADAPLLDGRGPFYIGPATAPPPDRVRDLLLLLGAEVSPSYLRCQVVLGDPQRSQWLSQVTHISERWLLDCISEHQVLPYDSYLLQRPDSSSSSH is encoded by the exons ATGGGGTCTACGAGCTCAGAGAGGACGCCTCCGCCGAAGAAAGTGAAATTTGCCGCTACACCAAAGACTCCAGGAACACCGAGAACCGGGCCC GGCGTTCCAGAGTCCGTGTATCGGGAGCTGTTGACAGGGCCGCCAACCAACCCCGACGGGCCGATGCGCGACGTCTGCGCCTTCATCGAAGTGCGCGTCGGCACCGAGGACGTTTCGTCGACGTTCGAAAGCCTGATGACGCGGCTGGGTGCCACGGTGCGCCGCCATTTGGGCCCCAGCGTGACGCACGTCGTGTTCCGCGAGGGCCGTGTGTCCACACGCAAACGAGCCCTGCAAATGGCCATCCCCATCGTGGGGCCGCTCTGGGTGGAAGA GTGCCTCGCCCAGAACAGGCTGGCATCACCGGAGAGGTTCCCACCATTTGTGTCTGCAGCCTATGACTGTCCCATTCTCAGCCGCAAAATTAGG AAGCCTCGGTCTTGGCGCACCAAGGTGGACTCTCCGTCTCCAGTTAGGCGGAGGCAAAGGCCCCGGTTGCTCGACCTGAGGTGTGAAGTGCTGCTCGACGAAGCAGTGCTATCGCCAAATACACAGCGTTTACAGGACATTGTTACAAAAG TGAAGACGCAAGTTTTGGGCAAAGTGGCTGTCCCACGGAAGTGCTTGTTGTCAGGAGTGTCGTCCAGCTTTCCACTAGTCCATCCGAGTGGCTTGATGAACACACGGGAGGCACAGGAGCCCCACACCCCACTGAAGGAGTTAGCCCAAGTGGAGCAGGGCCCGTTGCCAGGACTGCCTTCGGGAAAGGACCGTCGTATCAGCCGGCGTAGTTTGGAGGACTTCAGTACAGATGTG AGCCGAGCTAGGGCTCGTGCCCTGAGCAGGGCTTCTTGGTTGGAAGGCCCAAGCGTCGTCCTGACAGGACTTGAACCAGTTGACCGCGATGCTGTCGGTGCCATAGTGAAGGCCTTGGGCGGTTTCACTACTGCAGCCGAGGTCACCGATCGCACAACGCATGTGATATGTGGCACCGTGGCTGGAAAGCCACGACGGACACTGCACGTGCTGTTTGCCTTAGCAAGAGGCAACTGCTGGCTTCTGCCTGTTCGTTGG GCTTACCAGTCACTAGAGAGTGGTCGCTGGCTGGAAGAAGGTGCCTTTGCCTTCAGCCGTCCCAGGTTGGCCGTTGGGAAGAAACGGAAATTGTCAGGGTGTCTGGTGGCAGATGCTCCGCTCCTGGATGGTCGGGGTCCTTTCTACATTGGGCCAGCCACAGCACCCCCACCTGATCGCGTCCGTGACCTGCTACTGCTTCTAGGCGCAGAG GTGTCTCCATCATACCTTCGCTGCCAGGTGGTCCTGGGCGATCCGCAACGCAGCCAGTGGCTCTCCCAAGTCACACACATCTCCGAGCGATGGCTCCTCG